One window of Alosa sapidissima isolate fAloSap1 chromosome 21, fAloSap1.pri, whole genome shotgun sequence genomic DNA carries:
- the tbxta gene encoding T-box transcription factor T-A isoform X2: MTSSNSDQRLDHLLSAVESEFQKGSEKGDASERDIKLELEDADLWGKFKELTNEMIVTKTGRRMFPVLRANIAGLDPNAMYSVLLDFVAADNNRWKYVNGEWVPGGKPEPQSPSCVYIHPDSPNFGAHWMKAPVSFSKVKLSNKLNGGGQIMLNSLHKYEPRIHIVKVGGIQKMISSQSFPETQFIAVTAYQNEEITALKIKHNPFAKAFLDAKERSEHKDMPDHSTDNQQAGYSQLGGWFLPSNGPICPSSSPPQFPVTQAHSSGSYCERYSSLRSHRAAPYPSHYPHRGTTTNNYMDNSSGSLGTHDSWSALQIPNSSGMGTLAHTTNTTSNTSQYPSLWSVAGTTIAPSGSTSGSIPSGLTSQFLRGSSVSYSGLPVSSPSSMYDPGLSDASVGDAQFESSIARLTASWAPVAQSY; this comes from the exons ATGACTTCTTCCAATTCTGACCAGCGTCTTGATCATCTTCTCAGCGCCGTAGAGAGCGAGTTTCAGAAAGGCAGCGAGAAGGGCGACGCTTCCGAGCGGGATATTAAACTGGAGCTAGAAGATGCAGATCTGTGGGGAAAGTTCAAAGAACTAACCAACGAGATGATCGTAACCAAGACTGGAAg GCGGATGTTTCCCGTTCTGCGAGCTAACATCGCGGGCCTAGACCCCAACGCCATGTACTCCGTTCTGTTAGACTTCGTCGCTGCGGACAACAACCGTTGGAAGTACGTAAATGGCGAGTGGGTTCCCGGTGGCAAACCCGAGCCGCAAAGCCCTAGCTGCGTCTACATTCACCCAGACTCGCCGAATTTCGGTGCGCACTGGATGAAAGCGCCCGTCTCCTTCAGCAAAGTCAAACTGTCTAACAAACTAAATGGTGGTGGCcag aTTATGCTGAACTCCTTGCACAAGTATGAGCCCAGGATACACATAGTAAAAGTTGGTGGCATTCAGAAAATGATCAGCAGCCAATCCTTCCCTGAAACACAATTCATTGCTGTCACGGCCTATCAGAATGAGGAG ATCACAGCTCTGAAGATCAAACACAACCCCTTTGCCAAGGCCTTCCTGGATGCAAAGGAGAG AAGTGAGCATAAGGATATGCCCGACCACAGCACAGACAACCAACAGGCTGGCTATTCACAGC TTGGTGGTTGGTTCTTGCCCAGCAACGGCCCCATttgccccagcagcagccctCCCCAGTTCCCCGTTACCCAGGCCCACTCGTCGGGGTCGTACTGCGAGCGCTACTCCAGCCTGAGGAGCCACCGGGCAGCCCCCTACCCCAGCCACTACCCCCACAGAGGCACCACCACAA ACAACTACATGGATAACTCATCGGGAAGCCTTGGCACCCATGACAGCTGGTCGGCCCTGCAGATCCCCAACTCCAGTGGAATGGGCACCTTGGcccacaccaccaacaccacctccaACACCAG CCAGTATCCCAGCCTGTGGTCGGTTGCTGGGACGACCATCGCTCCATCGGGTTCCACGTCCGGTTCTATCCCAAGCGGCTTGACCTCCCAGTTTCTGCGTGGTTCTTCCGTGTCCTACTCGGGTCTGCCCGTCTCATCCCCGTCCTCCATGTATGACCCGGGCCTGAGTGATGCCAGCGTGGGGGACGCCCAGTTCGAGAGCTCCATCGCCCGTCTCACAGCCTCCTGGGCTCCAGTGGCACAGAGTTACTGA
- the tbxta gene encoding T-box transcription factor T-A isoform X1 — MTSSNSDQRLDHLLSAVESEFQKGSEKGDASERDIKLELEDADLWGKFKELTNEMIVTKTGRRMFPVLRANIAGLDPNAMYSVLLDFVAADNNRWKYVNGEWVPGGKPEPQSPSCVYIHPDSPNFGAHWMKAPVSFSKVKLSNKLNGGGQIMLNSLHKYEPRIHIVKVGGIQKMISSQSFPETQFIAVTAYQNEEITALKIKHNPFAKAFLDAKESRSEHKDMPDHSTDNQQAGYSQLGGWFLPSNGPICPSSSPPQFPVTQAHSSGSYCERYSSLRSHRAAPYPSHYPHRGTTTNNYMDNSSGSLGTHDSWSALQIPNSSGMGTLAHTTNTTSNTSQYPSLWSVAGTTIAPSGSTSGSIPSGLTSQFLRGSSVSYSGLPVSSPSSMYDPGLSDASVGDAQFESSIARLTASWAPVAQSY; from the exons ATGACTTCTTCCAATTCTGACCAGCGTCTTGATCATCTTCTCAGCGCCGTAGAGAGCGAGTTTCAGAAAGGCAGCGAGAAGGGCGACGCTTCCGAGCGGGATATTAAACTGGAGCTAGAAGATGCAGATCTGTGGGGAAAGTTCAAAGAACTAACCAACGAGATGATCGTAACCAAGACTGGAAg GCGGATGTTTCCCGTTCTGCGAGCTAACATCGCGGGCCTAGACCCCAACGCCATGTACTCCGTTCTGTTAGACTTCGTCGCTGCGGACAACAACCGTTGGAAGTACGTAAATGGCGAGTGGGTTCCCGGTGGCAAACCCGAGCCGCAAAGCCCTAGCTGCGTCTACATTCACCCAGACTCGCCGAATTTCGGTGCGCACTGGATGAAAGCGCCCGTCTCCTTCAGCAAAGTCAAACTGTCTAACAAACTAAATGGTGGTGGCcag aTTATGCTGAACTCCTTGCACAAGTATGAGCCCAGGATACACATAGTAAAAGTTGGTGGCATTCAGAAAATGATCAGCAGCCAATCCTTCCCTGAAACACAATTCATTGCTGTCACGGCCTATCAGAATGAGGAG ATCACAGCTCTGAAGATCAAACACAACCCCTTTGCCAAGGCCTTCCTGGATGCAAAGGAGAG TAGAAGTGAGCATAAGGATATGCCCGACCACAGCACAGACAACCAACAGGCTGGCTATTCACAGC TTGGTGGTTGGTTCTTGCCCAGCAACGGCCCCATttgccccagcagcagccctCCCCAGTTCCCCGTTACCCAGGCCCACTCGTCGGGGTCGTACTGCGAGCGCTACTCCAGCCTGAGGAGCCACCGGGCAGCCCCCTACCCCAGCCACTACCCCCACAGAGGCACCACCACAA ACAACTACATGGATAACTCATCGGGAAGCCTTGGCACCCATGACAGCTGGTCGGCCCTGCAGATCCCCAACTCCAGTGGAATGGGCACCTTGGcccacaccaccaacaccacctccaACACCAG CCAGTATCCCAGCCTGTGGTCGGTTGCTGGGACGACCATCGCTCCATCGGGTTCCACGTCCGGTTCTATCCCAAGCGGCTTGACCTCCCAGTTTCTGCGTGGTTCTTCCGTGTCCTACTCGGGTCTGCCCGTCTCATCCCCGTCCTCCATGTATGACCCGGGCCTGAGTGATGCCAGCGTGGGGGACGCCCAGTTCGAGAGCTCCATCGCCCGTCTCACAGCCTCCTGGGCTCCAGTGGCACAGAGTTACTGA